A region from the Desulfoglaeba alkanexedens ALDC genome encodes:
- a CDS encoding IS256 family transposase has protein sequence MRIEISVPEVVSIFKEIQQNPEQIFQMVRLDVKEIVGRYLSEMMNAELTHFLGREPYERKDPGEAEPGAANYRNGSYVRRFTLKGIGEVSTKVPRDRNGEYHTQVLPRSKQYESEIAHDLCLMFLGGVSTRTLAMMTERLVGRKISHTEISQANGELKEALEKWRNRDLSQEPVKYLFVDGVNFAMRMGDSIEKVPVLVVIGVTEQGCRFVLGLQAGDKESAPTWREFFKDLKRRGLDASRITLGVMDGLPGLEAVFKEEFPKAKIQRCQVHVARNVLAKVPQKFKQEVADGMRSIFYASCPDKAREFFKEFKERWEKHVPSAVKCLEKSLDACLTFFHFPEEEWISLRTTNIIERLNKEFRRRTRPMEIVAGEQSCYTLLAFIALKMELHWRSNPLGKVAKNLPFWKQLEG, from the coding sequence ATGAGAATCGAGATCAGTGTACCCGAGGTAGTAAGCATTTTCAAAGAGATTCAGCAAAACCCGGAGCAGATATTCCAGATGGTTCGGCTGGATGTAAAGGAAATAGTTGGACGGTATCTTTCTGAGATGATGAATGCCGAGCTCACCCATTTCCTCGGAAGAGAGCCCTACGAGAGGAAAGATCCAGGTGAGGCGGAGCCGGGAGCCGCCAATTACCGAAACGGCTCCTACGTAAGAAGATTTACTCTCAAGGGGATAGGGGAGGTTTCGACCAAGGTCCCTCGGGATAGAAACGGTGAGTACCACACGCAGGTTCTTCCCCGTTCGAAGCAGTATGAGAGCGAGATAGCCCACGATCTGTGTCTGATGTTTCTGGGTGGGGTGAGCACGCGGACTCTGGCCATGATGACCGAGCGGCTCGTCGGAAGAAAGATCTCCCACACCGAGATCAGCCAGGCAAACGGTGAGCTTAAAGAAGCCCTGGAGAAGTGGAGAAACAGGGACCTGTCGCAAGAACCGGTAAAGTATCTGTTCGTCGACGGGGTCAACTTCGCTATGAGGATGGGAGATTCCATAGAGAAGGTCCCGGTGCTTGTTGTCATTGGAGTGACCGAGCAGGGGTGCCGGTTTGTGCTTGGGCTGCAGGCGGGAGACAAGGAATCGGCCCCCACATGGAGAGAGTTCTTCAAAGATCTTAAAAGAAGAGGCCTTGATGCTTCCAGGATCACTTTGGGGGTGATGGATGGGCTGCCCGGGCTGGAGGCCGTCTTCAAGGAAGAGTTTCCCAAAGCGAAGATCCAACGCTGCCAGGTTCATGTTGCCCGAAACGTTCTGGCCAAGGTTCCTCAGAAGTTCAAACAAGAGGTGGCAGACGGGATGAGGTCCATCTTCTATGCCTCCTGTCCGGACAAGGCCCGGGAGTTCTTCAAGGAATTCAAGGAAAGATGGGAAAAGCATGTCCCATCCGCGGTGAAATGTCTGGAGAAGAGCCTGGATGCGTGCCTTACCTTCTTCCACTTCCCTGAAGAAGAATGGATCTCTCTTCGAACCACCAACATCATCGAAAGGCTCAACAAGGAGTTTCGCAGAAGGACCAGGCCGATGGAGATCGTGGCAGGTGAGCAGTCCTGTTACACCCTCCTTGCATTCATTGCATTGAAGATGGAGCTCCACTGGAGGTCCAATCCTCTCGGAAAAGTCGCTAAAAATCTGCCCTTTTGGAAGCAGTTGGAGGGGTAA